GCCTCTAAATGGTAGTGAAGTGGATAGATAACCGCCTTAAAATCACCGACGATCTCTGCAACAATCGAATAGTTGGATTGCGGGCGGATCAGGCAATCAAATTGCATCATGGCAAAGAAGTCTTCCACGACGTTCGAATTGTGACGATTGCCCTGCCTTCGATAATCAAAACGTATATCTAAGCCTCTGAGTCCTTGCTGAAAACTCCTTGCAATCGTCTCTGGACTACGGTCATCAGTAAAGAGATAGACGTATAGCGGCTGTCCCTGAAAATACTCGTAGAGGTATCTAATCTGATCGATATAAAATCTATCTGGAGGAAAGCGCAGAGGTTGTGTCCTTTGGATGTTGGCAACATCGAAACCGCCTCCTCGCCGCACGTGCACGGCAACGGTGATGCAGTTAGACGGGAAGTTCAAAGTAGGCAACGGGCTTCTTGGCTTAACAAGCTGCTTCAATAAAGCGTGAAATTTCTCCTCTTTCCAATCAATGGGAATATACATGTATCGCGGATCGGCTATGCGATCATTAAGCGACTCTGGAAAATAGGGAAGAATATACAAGGTTGAAAGAGGATCGTATTTATTGATTTCTATAGGAGGTCCAAGAAGCTTACTCTTTGCAAATTTTCTCTTAGTATCTTTGCTGTATAGCTGCTCGACATCGTGAAGAGCCAGCTGATCTGAATAGGTAAAGGGTTTATAGAGCAGAGGAATATCGTATTGATAAGAGACCCACTTCGCATGCAAGTAAGCGAGCATGTTATCTCCAAACCTACCTCCCGAAAACGTGTATGTTACCGCATCTTCCTCTCCATAAAGCGGAGCAATTTGAGAAAACAAAAGAAGAGCGCAAGAGAGTAGCTTTTTCATAAGAAGTTGACCCATTATTCTAATTTGACCCTAAAGAATCAATCTACTAAGATCGCGTTTTAAGAGACTGTCCACAAACCGCTTTGGCTTGAGTTTTTTAGGATTTTCGATTTCTGTGTCTTGTGGAGATTGTAGGTGACTTGGGTAAAGTCAGTGAAATCGAACAAGACACAGAAATCGAAAAGGCAAAAAAGGCAAGCCGAATGGGTTTGTGGACGGTCTTTAAGAGCTCCACGGAAAACTGGCTTCTCATGACACTACCGCAGAACAATAACGGAAACGGCAACAACAACTCTATTCTCTCTAGAGCCGCCAAGAAGCTCTCATGGTTCACTGCGACTGGTGAGTATATCACCATGATCGTGGATGTCACGATCGCTACGCTCAAGAGACCGCCAGCTCCTGTACTAGTTTTGAAGCAGCTCTACGATGTAGGAGTCGCCTCGCTACCCGTAGTTGCCATTACCGGATTTTCAACGGGAATGGTTCTTGCAGCTCAGTCCTTCTATCAGCTCGCCGATAAAGGGCTTGCAAGCGTAACCGGACTCATGGTGGCAAAAGCGATGATCACTGAGCTTGGGCCTGTGCTTACGGCTTTCATGGTGACAGGCCGTGTAGGAGCTGCAATGTGCGCAGAGCTCGGAACCATGAGGGTAACCGAGCAGGTAGACGCTCTTCAGACGATGGCAGTAAATCCCAATCGCTACCTAATCGCACCTCGCCTCATTGCTGGGATCTTTATGATGCCCCTGCTTACGATTTTCAGTATCGCAATGGGTGTATTTGGCGGATATCTAATCGCTGTCTACTTCTTTAATATGGCGCCCGGGAGCTACTTCGATCCGATGCCGATTCATATTACGCTCTTCGATCTGACGACGGGGATCGTAAAATCCTTTATCTTCGGAATCTTGATCATGACTATCGCCTGCTACAAGGGGATGACAACAACTGAAGGAGCAGAAGGTGTAGGCCGTTCCACCACAAATTCAGTGGTAATCGCTTACTGCTGTATCCTTCTCTCCAACTTCTTCTTAACCGTCGCCATGAACGTGATGAGGGAGAAGATCGCGAGGTTTGTCGAATGATCGTCATCCGAAATCTATGGAAAAAGTATGGCAAGCTACAAGTTTTAGCTGGCCTCGACCTCGATATCAATACCGGAGAGACGATCGTTGTACTCGGCAGATCTGGTGTAGGGAAGAGCGTTCTCCTCAAGCATATCATTGGAATCTCCAAGCCTGATGCAGGAACTATCGATATCGATGGAGAGATGATCTCGGAACTCTCTGGTCCTGCACTATACAAAGCCGTCCAGCATATGGGCATGCTCTTTCAGGGAGCTGCTCTCTTTGATTCGATGAATGTCGAAGAGAACACCGGCTTCTACCTCAAGCAGCATGGAGATCCAAGAACTGGAAGAAAGTACACCGACGCTGAGATCAAAGACCTAGTCGCTAATGCTTTAGAAATGGTCGACCTCCAAGGCAGTCAAAATAAGATGCCTTCTGAGCTCTCTGGTGGAATGAGGAAGAGAGCCGCTCTTGCAAGGTTAATCGTGTATAGACCCTCTCTTCTTCTTTACGATGAGCCCACCACGGGGCTCGACCCGATTACAGCGATGCAGATCAACGCTCTAATCGTAAAAACTCAACGTGAGCTAAAGGCAACTAGTATTGTAGTTACACACGATATTCTCTCTTCTCTTTTTGTAGGAGATAGATTAGCTCTAATAAGAGATGGAAAAATTGCGCACATTGGCAATCCAGAGACATTTATGAAAATAGAAGATCCAATTATAGATTTCCTAAGAAAAACAATCACACAAGATCCACGAAAATTGAGGGAGGCGTTTAATGGGTAATTCCGCAAAGAACATGCTCATTGGAGTCTTCATCATCGCGGCTTGTACGCTTCTCGTAGGAATCGTGATGTTTCTAAAGCCTTCCGTTGGCGACGGAAAAAAGACACTTTACGTGCGTTTCGCAAACATCAGCAAGATCAATATTGGCACTAGGGTCACCTACGCAGGAAAGCCCGTTGGTGAAGTGGTAGCCATTAACGAGATCTATCAAGCAAGATCCCAACCGATAGATACGATCGGACGCTTCTACTTCTACCAGTTAACACTAAAAGTCGACTCAAACGTAGTCGTTTACAATACTGATGAGATCTCTCTGCAAACCTCAGGCCTCTTGGGAGAGAAGTCCGTTGCAATTATTCCAAGACGCCCTCCGAAGGGCATCACGCCTAAAATCATCTCAAATCAGCCTGTCTATGCAAACTCTGTCGATCCGATTGAAAATGCTTTCAATGAGCTCTCAGGGGTTGCAGGAAAGATGGATGAGACGCTAGATGAGGTCACTAAGTGGTTAAAAGAGAATGGCGATACCGTCGCCTGCGCAGTGAAAAACTTCGGCGATGCGATGCACCAGGTAGATAAGGTCGTTGCAGAGATCCACGAGGTCAAGCTGATCCCCGAAATCCATGGTGCGGTCCATCAGTTAAAAATGTCCTTTGAAAAAATACACGACGCTCTTCTTATCCTCGAAGCGGGCGGCACATTTGAGAACATTGCAACCACATGCAAAAACCTAAAACAAGCAACGGGTTCAATTGATATCATCTCCCAAGATCTCGCAGATGGAAAAGGCACTCTTGGTAAGCTGATTAAAAATGATGACCTCTACCTGCGCTTTACAGCTGTAATGAGTAAAGTCGACACTCTGATGAATGATGTGAACCAGTATGGAATTCTCTTCCACTTGAACAAGGGCTGGCAGCGCACTCACGCCCAGAGAGCCACTCTGCTAACCGCTTTAGACACTCCACAGAGCTTTAAAGACTACTTCGTAAAAGAGGTAGACCAAGTTAACAGCTCTATGCAGCGCATCTCGATGCTTATCGAGCGGGCTGAGCAGACACCAGAAAAAGAGAAGATTCTACAGAATGAGCTCTTCAAAGAGGATTTTGCAGAGCTACTCAGAAAAGCCGATGAGCTCGCCGACAACTTAAGACTCTATAACCAGCAGCTAGTGGAGTCGATGAAGTAATGGATCATCTTCACTCTCAGCTCTCTAAGGGCACCTTTCTGATTGCAAGCCCCGACATCGATGAAGGGCTCTACTTCAGAGCCGTGCTAGTTATTTGCGAGCACAGCACGACGGGCTCGTTCGCCCTGATGATCAATAAGCCCCTAGACGTAGATATTCCGGAAGAGATCTTGAATATTAAAGAGACGCTGAATCCCAGAGTGCAGGTTCGCGCTGGAGGCCCAATCCAGCCCAATCAGATGATGCTGCTTCACTCTTCCGATCAGCTGCCCGACCAGACGCTAAAAATTTGCGAGGGTGTCTACCTTGGCGGAGATCTGCAGTTTCTTCAAGAGGCTGTGGGCAGCGCAAGCGGCCCTCATATTCGCCTCTGCTTTGGCTATGCCGGATGGGGAGCAGGTCAGCTAGAAAGGGAGTTTATGAGCGGCGGCTGGTTCGTCCATCCCGCTTCTGCAAAACACATCTTTGAAACTCCTTATGAGAAGGTCTGGCAGACAGTGCTTAGAGATATGGGTGGCAAGTACGCCACCCTATCGATGATTCCCGACGACCTCTCTCTCAATTAAGTGTGGCTTGTAACACGTCTATAGAGGAGCTGTCCTGCTGCCGATGCACAAGGAACAGAGAATGGCTGTGCAGCGCATGCTACAGCAACGGGCGTAAAATCTTGCACCACTTCGGCTCCAGCTGTTACAACTGCACTTAGACATCTTCTGCTCACAACACCATCTTCGCTACTGCACTCTTCTTGTACTTGATTGCGCCTGCAAGCCTCGTAAATAATATACACAAGCAGAGCTGCACCTGCTAATGCAACAACAACCTTTCCTGCTGTCTTCAATCCACTGTCATTTGATCCACTCACACCTAAACCTGCTACCGCTGACATATTGTCCTCCGTTTTTTCCATCAAGAAAAATCTTGATGAAATCTTTATATTCCGAAGAACAATTTATGTCACTTACTCGCGGCAAGTTTTTTTACTGTAGAGGTAAAGGAATAGAACAGGATAAGTAGGATCGGCGCTAGGCGCCGGCAGGATATTTAGGATGAAAAAAGATATCCTGCACATCTTGCCGACGCAAGTAGCGGCGATCCTCCCAGCGAAGCTGGATCTTGTTACTCTTTTATTAAGAAAAAGGAGCCGGGCAATTCAGAGGTCTACTTTCTTCGAGGGATGAGAAAGATGATGCCGCCGAGGGCGATGAGCACGATACCGCCGATCTTGCTCCATCCGGCTATCTGACGATAGTGCGCAGCTTCCATGCTGCCCTCATCGATCTTCTTCTGGACAGAGCCACTCAGGCTCTTGCCAATCTCTTTGGTCGCAGGATTGAGAGAAGTGATCCCTGTTCCAACATCTACTTTCTTCTGGGCACTTGAGATCTGCTGCTCCCCTTCTTCAACTTGGCCCATGATGTACATCGACATACCGATCATACCAAGACCACAGACAACAACGATAATTCCTAAGATCTTTCTAAAGTTCATATAACACTTACGCTGCTGGTTTAATTTCTAATTTGTTTAAAAGCGGTTGACCGAGAAGCTTTCTAGCCTTCTCCAAAAATGCTTTTTTATTCGCACTAAACTTCTCATCGGCTTGTGACATTGCGCTCACCATCCGAGTAAATCTTGCAGTATCGATGGGGCGCTCTCGTACCTGAAGGGCTGGCGAGTAGAGCATCCAGAGAAGAAACTCTTTCTCACTTGCGCTCCACTCAATTCTCCCTTCGAGCATTTTTACAAAGGCAAAGAAGCCTGCTGCTGTCGCTTCGCCAATGTCGATCGAATCTTTGCACGTGAAACTCATCGAATCTGGCTTAATCATCAAGATGAGCTTCATGAAGAGAAATTGATAGAAGATCTCGATAAAATCGAGACGCTCTTTTCTTGAAAGAGCCTTTTTAGAGTCGAAAAAAGTTTCATGGATCGTGTGTAACGCGCCTTCAGTAAAGCTCACGATCTCCTCCCTATCCAGAGAAGAAGGAAAGAAGAAGCCGCAAGACTCTCCGCTAGCTATCTGCTCTTTGAAGCTTACTATAAATCCCTCGGCATCCTCCTCTGCTTGATAGGCTCCGCTCTGGTTGTAGAACTCGGTATTTTTGCAGATAGTCACTACGGTAAGAGCCTTGGAAAATTCAGCTTCATTCTGCATCTTCTCAAGAACGCTGCAGCGTGCGTGCTCCTGCCAAGAGGTGCGGTCTTGTAAATTAAAGAGGAGGTGACGCTGCCCCTTCATCTGCTGCTGAAGAGAGCGTAGAAAGCCTTGGAACTCGGGAACGACCTCTACCTTGTTAATCACCTCTTGGTGGATAGGGGCGGGAAATCTGAGCGCAGTTACATGCAGATCTTCAGAAACAACTGTGTAGAGCTGGGAGGGAAAATTCTCTTGAGAGAATGGATCGAAACCCATTCTTTCATCCCCCTCTCTAAAGAGGTCGAGTGTTTTAAGTAGTGGGCCGTTTGGATAACGCTTGAGAACATATCGAATTCTCTCATCATCCTCTAACAGCTCTTCCCAGACCGTATGACTCTTCTTTCGCTTGATTTTGCTTTCGCCCTTTTCAATGAGTCGCTGGATAAAAGAGGTCGCGGCCTTCCGATTGCCCACATGCATAAATAGTCCGCTGCTAAGCGCAAGGCTTAAATTGACTACAGCGTGTATGAAGCTCTCTCTTGAACTAGCTTCTGTGGCGATGTATTTTCTGTACTCTTCCGAATTGAGCGCTTGTCTTAAAAATGCGTGAAAGTCGGAGAAGTAGCTTATGCAGTTCTTAGTCGCGTTTTCGCTCATCCGGTTACGAGGATTGGCAGCGAGCATGAGGGCCATTATGGCCCCATTCAAAGCCGAAATACACTCTCTATCTTTGTGGTGCATCGCATCTTTAAAGTAGTCGTCGAGATGTTGCGAAGCAAGCTGCAGGATCTCTTTTGCTGCCGTGTGGGTATCGACATCTTCTACGATCTTTATTTTAAGCAGTGGATCATCGCCTTCAGGATCGCTAACTGTCTCGTCAAACTCTCCAACGAGGCGCACATGCCGTAGCAGGTTTGGATTGAAAAAGGGCTGCCCATTCTCCTTGCGGATATAGAAGAGCTCATACTCTCTATCACGACGGACGGTCTCAAGATCTTTTAAGCCCCGTTTCTGGAGATCGATAGCGCCCTCTTCTTGTGGAGCTTCCGACTCCTGCTTAAAAACCTCTTGGACCACGCTTGCACCATGAAAACGTTTTACGATTTTCGAAAGGTAGAAGTTTTGTAGATCTTTATACTCTTTTAATTGGAGGACACTATCAGAGGAGCGCGCTCCTTTAAAAAGCGAGGTGTACTTGTCTAGCTTCTGAGCCGCTTCTCCGGCTAATACCATGATCGCTTCGATGCCTCTCTGCATCTCGGCATCTTTTAGCTCACCCTTCTCTTTCTGATAGATGTGCTCTAGGTAGTTATTGATCGCGCGAAAGGTCTCTTTAACCGTTTCTGGATTCTGAGAGATATGAGTAGAGTCGAGAAAGTTTGCACTCTGCAACTCCTCGTCGAAAGGAGTGGAAGGGATTTCGAGCTCTGCCATCGTGGAGAGATTGTCCACAGCTTCCATTAGAGTGAGCCCTTCTTGCGGTTGCTTGCTGGCCATACCCACCTACTTTTATTGTTTTTTATCTATTCTGAATTATAAATTAATTAATTTAATTAAAAAACTATTATAAATAATTAATTATAATTAATTATTAAACAACTGGAAATAAGGTGATTAGAGATATCTAGAAAGAGCGTAGAAGAGGGCGCCCGAGACCAGAGCAGACCCCGGAAGGGTCAGAGCCCAAGCAAGGGCGATCTTTTTAGCTGTGAGCCATTTGACGGTTTTAGCAGACTTAGCAGCCCCTACCCCCGTGACACTGCCCACAATCATCTGTGTAGAGCTAAGGGGCA
Above is a genomic segment from Chlamydiales bacterium containing:
- a CDS encoding ABC transporter permease, encoding MIVDVTIATLKRPPAPVLVLKQLYDVGVASLPVVAITGFSTGMVLAAQSFYQLADKGLASVTGLMVAKAMITELGPVLTAFMVTGRVGAAMCAELGTMRVTEQVDALQTMAVNPNRYLIAPRLIAGIFMMPLLTIFSIAMGVFGGYLIAVYFFNMAPGSYFDPMPIHITLFDLTTGIVKSFIFGILIMTIACYKGMTTTEGAEGVGRSTTNSVVIAYCCILLSNFFLTVAMNVMREKIARFVE
- a CDS encoding ATP-binding cassette domain-containing protein: MIVIRNLWKKYGKLQVLAGLDLDINTGETIVVLGRSGVGKSVLLKHIIGISKPDAGTIDIDGEMISELSGPALYKAVQHMGMLFQGAALFDSMNVEENTGFYLKQHGDPRTGRKYTDAEIKDLVANALEMVDLQGSQNKMPSELSGGMRKRAALARLIVYRPSLLLYDEPTTGLDPITAMQINALIVKTQRELKATSIVVTHDILSSLFVGDRLALIRDGKIAHIGNPETFMKIEDPIIDFLRKTITQDPRKLREAFNG
- a CDS encoding MCE family protein, whose translation is MGNSAKNMLIGVFIIAACTLLVGIVMFLKPSVGDGKKTLYVRFANISKINIGTRVTYAGKPVGEVVAINEIYQARSQPIDTIGRFYFYQLTLKVDSNVVVYNTDEISLQTSGLLGEKSVAIIPRRPPKGITPKIISNQPVYANSVDPIENAFNELSGVAGKMDETLDEVTKWLKENGDTVACAVKNFGDAMHQVDKVVAEIHEVKLIPEIHGAVHQLKMSFEKIHDALLILEAGGTFENIATTCKNLKQATGSIDIISQDLADGKGTLGKLIKNDDLYLRFTAVMSKVDTLMNDVNQYGILFHLNKGWQRTHAQRATLLTALDTPQSFKDYFVKEVDQVNSSMQRISMLIERAEQTPEKEKILQNELFKEDFAELLRKADELADNLRLYNQQLVESMK
- a CDS encoding YqgE/AlgH family protein is translated as MDHLHSQLSKGTFLIASPDIDEGLYFRAVLVICEHSTTGSFALMINKPLDVDIPEEILNIKETLNPRVQVRAGGPIQPNQMMLLHSSDQLPDQTLKICEGVYLGGDLQFLQEAVGSASGPHIRLCFGYAGWGAGQLEREFMSGGWFVHPASAKHIFETPYEKVWQTVLRDMGGKYATLSMIPDDLSLN